Proteins found in one Zea mays cultivar B73 chromosome 1, Zm-B73-REFERENCE-NAM-5.0, whole genome shotgun sequence genomic segment:
- the LOC100279195 gene encoding Ureidoglycolate hydrolase-like precursor has translation MPSKPNAASRLVFLAFLLVISAAAANDDAAARRTMEQFAGFPASDDGEGPSSDFHVDSEGLQRQIDELASFSDSPAPSVTRVLYTDKDVQARRYIKGIMNQLGLVVREDAVGNIFGRWEGSEPGLGAVATGSHVDAIPFSGKFDGVVGVLGALEAISLLKRSAFLPKRSLEVIMFTSEEPTRFGISCLGSRLMAGIEELAQSLRKVVDNQNVSFLDAAESAGYKLNLEDLHSVFLKTDKYSAFIELHIEQGPILEKEGIPIGIVTAIAAPASLKVDFEGNGGHAGAVLMPARNDAGLAAAELALAVEKHVLESGSIDTVGTVGILQLHPGAINSIPSKSHLEIDVRDIDEKRRNDVIEKIRQSAAHISKNRGVELSEFKIINQDPPALSDKSVVDAMEFAAKQLNLAYKKMISRAYHDSLFMARVSPMGMIFIPCYKGYSHKPEEYASPEDMANGVKVLALTMATLSLE, from the exons ATGCCGTCGAAGCCGAACGCCGCGTCGCGCCTCGTCTTCCTCGCTTTCCTCCTCGTCATCAGCGCCGCCGCGGCCAACGATGACGCCGCGGCGCGGCGGACGATGGAGCAGTTCGCCGGCTTCCCCGCCTCCGACGACGGCGAGGGCCCTTCCAGCGACTTCCACGTCGACTCCGAGGGCCTCCAGCGTCAG ATCGATGAACTGGCCTCGTTCTCCGACTCGCCCGCGCCGTCCGTGACCCGCGTTCTGTACACCGACAAGGATGTGCAGGCTCGAAG GTATATAAAAGGGATAATGAATCAACTTGGCCTTGTTGTTCGAGAAGATGCTGTTGGTAACATATTTGGCCGCTG GGAGGGTTCCGAGCCTGGACTAGGAGCAGTTGCAACTGGATCTCATGTTGATGCCATTCCATTCTCAGGCAAATTTGATGGTGTTGTTGGAGTTCTGGGTGCTCTTGAGGCAATTAGTTTGCTGAAAAG GTCTGCTTTCCTGCCAAAAAGATCTTTGGAGGTTATTATGTTTACATCAGAGGAGCCTACACGATTTGGAATTAGCTGCTTGGGAAG CCGCTTAATGGCAGGGATTGAAGAACTTGCTCAATCCCTCCGAAAAGTAGTTGACAATCAGAATGTGTCATTTTTGGATGCTGCAGAATCTGCTGGCTATAAGTTGAATCTAGAGGACCTGCATAGCGTATTTTTAAAGACAGACAAATACTCTGCTTTTATAGAACTGCACATTGAGCAGGGTCCCATCTTAGAAAAGGAGG GTATCCCTATTGGCATTGTTACTGCAATTGCTGCTCCTGCAAGTCTTAAGGTGGACTTTGAAGGGAATGGCGGTCATGCTGGAGCAGTGCTGATGCCTGCAAG AAATGATGCTGGACTGGCAGCAGCTGAATTAGCATTAGCAGTCGAGAAACATGTCCTGGAATCAGGATCAATTGATACGGTTGGCACCGTTG GTATTCTGCAGTTACATCCAGGAGCAATCAATAGCATCCCAAGCAAATCACACCTAGAAATTG ATGTAAGAGATATTGATGAGAAGAGAAGGAATGATGTCATTGAGAAGATTCGCCAGTCTGCAGCACATATTTCAAAGAACCGTGGAGTAGAGCTTTCAGAATTTAAGATCATCAACCAGGACCCACCTGCTCTATCTGACAAATCAGTCGTTGACGCAATGGAATTTGCTGCAAAACAGTTAAacctggcatacaaaaagatgatTAGCAGAGCCTACCACGATTCACTCTTCATGGCCAG AGTATCACCAATGGGTATGATCTTCATTCCCTGTTACAAAG GTTACAGCCACAAGCCGGAGGAGTATGCATCACCCGAGGACATGGCGAATGGGGTGAAGGTCCTAGCCTTGACAATGGCTACGCTGTCGCTGGAGTGA